In Patagioenas fasciata isolate bPatFas1 chromosome 20, bPatFas1.hap1, whole genome shotgun sequence, a genomic segment contains:
- the LOC136110431 gene encoding ectonucleoside triphosphate diphosphohydrolase 8-like has translation MRTGLLGALGWSAAAVLGVLGVAAFLLVLTAAKDAALPTRNKYGLVFDAGSTHTALYIYRWPVDKENGTGIVSQVEACTVSGPGISSYADDPAGAGASLKPCLDKAMEIVPAEQQRETPTYLGATAGMRLLREQNSTKAEQVFAEITKAIGEYPVDFRGARILTGNEEGSFGWITVNYLMETLVKFSFTGQWTHPPAEDLVGALDLGGASTQITFLPGTTIEDSSTRALLRLYGTNYSIYTHSYLCYGQTQALKMLLAALHQGNLSSQHISHPCYPNGYQENVTTADLYNSPCVHAPNTSSPAQVLTVTGTGDPGACSIAVRKLFNISCGANRTCGFNGVYQPPVRGQFFAFSGLYYNLHFLNLTGVQSLSSVNASIWQFCNSSWEKVRKEFPTMNRIHLRDTCAASAYTLSLLLRGYKFNHTTWPNIHFVQQVANVDVGWTLGYMLNLTNMIPSETPQRVVGLQRSNWIAATVLLAVMLILIFCLLTVTCCQKNLSGYERV, from the exons ATGCGGACCGGCCTGCTCGGGGCGCTGGGCTGGAGCGCGGCGGCCGTGCTGGGAGTGCTGGGGGTGGCCGCCTTCCTCCTGGTGCTGACCGCGGCCAAGGATGCTGCCCTTCCGACAAGGAACAAA TACGGGCTGGTGTTTGACGCCGGGTCCACGCACACGGCTCTTTACATCTACCGATGGCCTGTGGACAAGGAGAATGGCACCGGCATCGTCTCCCAGGTTGAAGCCTGCACCGTGTCCG GACCTGGCATCTCCAGCTACGCAGACGACCCCGCAGGGGCTGGAGCCAGCCTGAAGCCCTGCCTGGACAAGGCCATGGAGATCGTCCCGGCAGAGCAGCAGCGGGAGACCCCCACGTACCTGGGGGCCACAGCGGGGATGCGGCTGCTGAG GGAGCAGAACAGCACCAAGGCCGAGCAGGTTTTCGCCGAGATCACCAAGGCCATTGGCGAGTACCCCGTGGACTTCCGCGGAGCTCGGATCTTGACGgggaatgaggagggttcctttGGCTGGATCACCGTCAACTACCTGATGGAGACCCTTGTCAAG TTCTCCTTCACAGGACAGTGGACCCACCCACCGGCAGAAGATTTGGTGGGAGCTCTGGACCTCGGTGGGGCTTCAACCCAGATCACATTCCTTCCTGGGACCACCATAGAAGACAGCAGCACAAGAGCCCTCCTTAGGCTGTATGGGACCAACTACTCCATTTACACCCACAGCTACCTCTGCTATGGGCAGACCCAGGCCCTGAAGAtgctgctggcagctctgcaCCAG ggcAACCTGTCTTCCCAGCACATATCACACCCCTGCTACCCCAACGGATACCAGGAGAACGTCACCACAGCAGACCTCTACAACAGTCCCTGTGTCCATGCACCAAACACATCCAGCCCTGCGCAGGTCCTCAcggtgacagggacaggggaccCAGGGGCGTGCAGCATCGCTGTCCGGAAACTCTTCAACATCAGCTGTGGGGCCAACAGGACGTGCGGGTTCAACGGGGTTTATCAGCCACCCGTGCGGGGACAGTTCTTT GCCTTTTCGGGGCTTTATTACAACCTTCACTTTCTGAACCTGACTGGAGTGCAGTCGCTGAGCTCGGTCAATGCCTCTATCTGGCAATTctgcaacagcagctgggagaag GTGCGGAAGGAGTTCCCCACCATGAACAGGATCCACCTTCGCGACACCTGTGCAGCCAGCGCCTACACCCTCAGCCTTCTCCTGCGGGGCTACAAATTCAACCACACAACGTGGCCTAACATCCACTTTGTCCAGCAG GTCGCTAACGTAGACGTGGGCTGGACTCTGGGCTACATGCTCAATCTCACCAACATGATTCCCTCAGAGACTCCTCAGAGAGTCGTAGGGCTCCAGAGAAGCAACTGGATTGCAGCCACAGTTTTACTGGCCGTCATGCTCATCCTCATCTTCTGCCTGCTCACAGTCACATGCTGCCAGAAAAACCTCTCCGGTTATGAGAGGGTTTAG
- the LOC136110506 gene encoding ectonucleoside triphosphate diphosphohydrolase 8-like — translation MEPFSGAEPRRGLPCFLRIFQRLWRRASTLLLQGGFTVMFTNKKHFSAAIVGALVALSIIALVLSLVKTEDVTLPPTVKYGMVFDAGLSHTSLFVYEWDSDKKNNTGVVSQSLSCDIQGKGISSYANDPPKAGDSLRECLDKALKIVPAANRRDVPVYLGATAGMRLLREQNSSAADQILAEVAKTMQEYPMAFKGARILTGEEEGAYGWITINYLLDSFTKYSPKAHTWLHPEAANIFGALDLGGASTQISFVPKDSVINWNEASKLTLYGYDYNIYTQSYLCYGQNEMLKHLAKELIAESSSSTRVDHPCYPKDYNETISLSSFHTSPCTNQSDLALGDRNVTLEGRGDASGCLAAIKKLFNFSACGQRQDCTFDGIYQPPVSGQFIAFSAFYYNFKFLNLTEGQSLATVRATIEHFCTRSWADLSSSYPEENPERLPKYCANANYILTLLLDAYKFNETSWNSIFFQMKAGSADIGWTLGYMLNLTNMIPAEAPAQVKGHVPSLWAAAITFIILTLAMGIVALLLLLWV, via the exons GAGGTTTCACCGTGATGTTCACTAACAAGAAGCACTTCTCTGCTGCCATCGTCGGGGCGCTCGTTGCACTCTCCATCATTGCCCTTGTTCTCAGCCTGGTGAAGACTGAAGATGTCACCTTGCCACCCACAGTCAAG TATGGGATGGTGTTTGACGCAGGCTTATCCCACACCTCTCTGTTTGTCTATGAGTGGGATTCAGACAAGAAGAACAACACCGGCGTGGTCAGCCAGAGCTTGTCCTGTGACATCCAGG GGAAAGGCATATCGAGCTATGCCAACGATCCCCCAAAAGCCGGTGATTCCCTAAGGGAGTGCCTGGATAAAGCCCTGAAGATTGTTCCTGCTGCAAACCGGAGAGATGTCCCAGTGTATCTTGGAGCAACAGCAGGCATGAGGCTACTGAG GGAACAGAACAGCTCAGCCGCAGACCAAATCCTGGCCGAAGTTGCTAAAACCATGCAAGAGTACCCCATGGCTTTCAAAGGGGCTCGAATCCTCacgggagaggaggagggggcgtATGGCTGGATCACTATCAACTACCTGCTGGACTCCTTCACCAag TACTCCCCCAAAGCACACACGTGGCTTCATCCAGAGGCAGCCAACATTTTTGGAGCACTGGATCTTGGAGGAGCATCGACTCAAATCAGCTTTGTGCCCAAGGATTCAGTGATAAACTGGAATGAAGCCTCCAAGCTCACACTGTATGGATATGACTACAACATCTACACACAGAGCTACCTCTGCTACGGGCAGAACGAGATGCTGAAACACCTGGCAAAGGAATTAATTGCG GAGTCGTCCTCCAGCACGCGCGTCGATCACCCGTGCTACCCAAAAGACTACAACGAAACCATCTCGCTGTCTTCCTTCCACACCAGCCCCTGCACGAACCAGAGCGACCTGGCCCTCGGTGACAGGAATGTGACCCTGGAGGGCAGGGGTGATGCCAGCGGCTGCCTGGCTGCCATCAAGAAGCTGTTCAACTTCTCGGCGTGCGGCCAGAGACAGGACTGCACCTTCGACGGCATCTACCAGCCCCCGGTCAGCGGGCAGTTCATC GCCTTCTCTGCCTTTTACTACAACTTCAAGTTTCTCAACCTGACCGAGGGGCAGTCGCTGGCCACTGTCAGGGCAACCATCGAGCATTTCTGCACCAGAAGCTGGGCAGAT CTGTCTTCTAGTTACCCTGAAGAGAATCCTGAGCGACTGCCTAAATACTGCGCCAATGCCAACTACATCCTCACACTCCTCCTCGACGCCTACAAGTTCAATGAGACCAGCTGGAACAGCATCTTCTTCCAGATGAAG GCGGGGAGTGCCGACATTGGCTGGACACTGGGCTACATGCTGAACCTCACCAACATGATCCCAGCAGAGGCTCCGGCACAGGTGAAGGGGCACGTTCCTTCCCTGTGGGCTGCAGCCATCACCTTCATCATCCTCACGCTTGCCATGGGGATTGTTGCTCTGCTTCTGCTCCTGTGGGTGTAG